The genomic segment AGTCAATTTAGGAGATGCATCGGTTTGTCCAACATTTCAACAGCTCATAATCAAACTTAGCTTTAAATCCAAAACTCGCTAAAAAGTCATTCTCCAAATCATTTCATCTGGAACATCAGCTGGAGTATGAGATCTCCAaggttaaaagacaaaaaaaaaggacaattcATGACTAAAATCTTCAAAAACCATAAACTTTCTGCAAAGTCCCCGCATCTCAATTATCTCCTTGCACTTGGGTTTTCAGGCTTTTCCTCCGGGTGGCTTTTCTGGTGAGCTTTGAGGGTGCGCTCACGGCCAAAGCTCTTCCCGCAGGTTGGACAGGCGAAGCGGCCGACGGCGTGAGCCCGCGACATGTGGGCGTCCAGCTGCTCAGGACGGGCGAAGCTCTCTTCACATTCTTCACAGGGATGAGCTTTCCGCGGGGCGTGTTTCTCCTTCTTGTGATTGCGAAGCTGAATCAAGCTGGGGAATGTGAGGTCACATTCAGAACAGGGGTGCTGACGGGCCGGAGCCGAATCCACTTTAGGTTTCTTCTCCTTGTCTAGAGCTTCGCTGTCATCTTCAGgacttttcttctcttctgtaTCCAATTTTGACGCCGCTTTAGAAGGACGGCCGCGCTTCACTCCGCCTGCTTTGCCTTTTTCTTCTGCTGGGGATGCTGCTGACTCTGAAGCGCTGCTGGCCTTCGCTGCCTCCTCAGATGTCTCGGCCTCATCTTTCTTTTTCCGCTTTCCCTTCTTCTCAGCAGCTGCTGCCGAGTCTTCGGCTTTGGCTGGCCGTCCGCGTTTCTTGATGGATGAAGTGCTGCCGTTGCATTGCTGACCTTCAGGGTACTTCTCCTGGTGCGCTAAAAGCTCGGATTCGGCTTCAAATCCCTGACCGCACTTCTTACAGCGATGGGTTTTTGTCGGGTCCTCCAGCTGCTCTGCAATCTCTACATCTGGACGAGGATGCTGGGTCAGGCGATGAGCACGCAGCAGTCCGGCACTCCGGAAGGTTTCGTTGCAATCTTTGCATACCATCTGCTTCTCTGGACAGACCTGTCTTCTATGAGCTGTGAGCTACAAAGGTGAGAGGTGTAAAGTTACAAAGAAACGTTAAATACAAACTTGAACGTGCTCAATAGTCGAAACTAGAAAAATAATCTAACTACTGTAGGAGAGAAGTTTTGTCAAAAAATTCACCGCATTCCCAGCTTTAATACAGCTAGTGTTTTATCTTCAAGCAACTTTCTTAAAATACATATTATACTCACTTCAGAGAACGTCTTAAAGCTCTCCTTGCAGTGAACGCATTTGAAGGGCTTGTCATCCTTGCTGTGTGTTGGCTGGTGCTGTGTCAGTTcctcagatgacagaaatgTGCGGTCGCACACATAGCATGTGAACAGTGTGTTACCCTGTGAAGACATCAAATAAAGAGGAGCCACAGTTAGAACAATTTAAATCAttcaatttatttaaattaacaaACACATAGATGTTAATGACCAACACTAACAATATCAGAGCACCATCaatataaatggtaaatggttgtatttatatagcgcttttatccaaagcgctttacatgatacgtcacattcacccattcacacacacacattcacacactgatggcgggagctgccatgcaaggtgctaaccacgacccatcaggagcaattaggggttaggtgtcttgctcagggacacctcgacatgagcacgacgggccggtGGATCGAACTGCAACCCTCCGTTtgcaagatggccactctaACACACTTTCAAGTATcaacagcgctcgatttagacggtcgccgggaatcatgggaggttgatgacatcatacaaagtggctgcctccatgaagaaaacatgataggtGGTTCAGCTCGATCGAACGCTGGATTTAGACgctcgccaggtcgccatttgcgactaaaaatgTCGCAAATGGCAACCTGGCGACCGTGTAAATCAAGCGCTGATCAAtcaaaattttagaaaacaacATACTCAAAAACACGGGAAATATAATTTGcatgctttttgttttctttatgatTATAAaaggtttttgtattttttttgcattgcaaTTGCATTAACATTACACAAATATAACAATAAACGACCACAGGATATCACAAACTGAAACTGTAACCTTTAACCCACTTGTTTACTGGACAATATATGGTgcttaaagaaaataaacttggttccagaaaaaaacaaacacaaaaatgaaaacttaaAGTAATCTAGTAGGGCTACGCATAAAACCCcattaaaaatagcagtttaaaaaaaactaaggCACATTTTGCCCTATGCACTTACATttaacaaatgacacaaactcaTCACATTTAGGTAAAATTCTTTTAATCTTACCTGCTGAAGCTGTTGCTTATATTCTTCCCTGTGACTCTTCTTCATGTGCCTTTCCTTGGCTTTGGCACTGCAGAATGTGATGAAGCACTGGAAACACTGCAGATTTTCATGCTGGTCTGGAAGCACACAAGAAGTGTAGAGAGATCACAGAACACAAGGTTAATGTTGAGTTGCTTACAGGTAACTAAGTTTAACTTGTGACCACAGCTCCACTTACAGGGCTGAACAGTGGTTGTTGGAGGTCCATTCAAACTGATGGGTTTGTACGGTTCTGCTGGTTTTTCGGGGGGAACTTCAGGAGGGGGATCCGGCAAGCCCCGTCCCAACACTATCTCCTCTATGTTCAAAATTTCCGAGTCCATCCTGGGATGCTGGGTGGTCCAAGCAGGCACTCACAATAGCTTTCCTGGATTCAggcaaagaagaaaacagcaaaaaaaaaaaaaaattgaatgaaCTAAAGAATAAACATCACGTGGAAAAATGGCAAGCATGATCAACAGGCAGAGCAgcaacaattaatcaattatcaaCTATGAAAATAATCACAATCTATTGTGAAGATCAAATAATAAAGTTGAGATGActataaagacatttttttttattttagggtCTTAAATTCGGTTTTTCTTCTGACCAAAAAAATTCTAcagtaaactaaatattttgttggacaTAGGATATTTGTGGACGTTAAATTGGGCTCTGGGAGACACTTGTCGAAATAATATTAAGCATTTTCTAATGGTTTATGTAACGAACAACTAATCGATTTATCCTCAATGTAATcgacaatgaaaataacagtcGCAGCCCTATTAGCAGCGGGTAACATAACACCGTTAAAATCCCACAGATGCAACCACTTACGTTAAGAGTCAACAAATCACAGCAATAGAAAAAAACGCCCTTTTAGTTAGGCTGAGGTCAATAATTCTAAAATAAGAGCTTCCTGAATCCACAGCGGCTTTACCCAAAAGGTTATTAAACAAGTAGCCAACGGGAAATACTGAAGTTTAAGCTAATATTAGCTAACCTACCGTAAGGCCGCTAGCCAGGCTAACTAGCGCCATGCAAGGCTACATGCACCTCAGTTACAGTTATCTGAATAAATTGTCTTTAGCGGTTCCAGCAGGTAAACCGGAACCGTTTGCACACCAGGTAGCTGCTTTAATTTAACGTCTGTGCACGGAGCTAATCACAAAACACCGGGCTACTTGGGCGCGCTAACGCTAGCAGGCTGCTGGTGGTTAGCTAGTTAGCGCTAACAACACTGACTGCCATTCAAAGAGCACCGCACACTTTCCGTTGCCTTTTCAAATTCTGATTCGTCGCCTGCCGCTTGCATGCATCTGCCGTAATTAAATACGA from the Acanthochromis polyacanthus isolate Apoly-LR-REF ecotype Palm Island chromosome 12, KAUST_Apoly_ChrSc, whole genome shotgun sequence genome contains:
- the znf576.2 gene encoding zinc finger protein 576.2; translation: MDSEILNIEEIVLGRGLPDPPPEVPPEKPAEPYKPISLNGPPTTTVQPYQHENLQCFQCFITFCSAKAKERHMKKSHREEYKQQLQQGNTLFTCYVCDRTFLSSEELTQHQPTHSKDDKPFKCVHCKESFKTFSELTAHRRQVCPEKQMVCKDCNETFRSAGLLRAHRLTQHPRPDVEIAEQLEDPTKTHRCKKCGQGFEAESELLAHQEKYPEGQQCNGSTSSIKKRGRPAKAEDSAAAAEKKGKRKKKDEAETSEEAAKASSASESAASPAEEKGKAGGVKRGRPSKAASKLDTEEKKSPEDDSEALDKEKKPKVDSAPARQHPCSECDLTFPSLIQLRNHKKEKHAPRKAHPCEECEESFARPEQLDAHMSRAHAVGRFACPTCGKSFGRERTLKAHQKSHPEEKPENPSARR